The Aquila chrysaetos chrysaetos unplaced genomic scaffold, bAquChr1.4, whole genome shotgun sequence genome has a window encoding:
- the ATF6B gene encoding cyclic AMP-dependent transcription factor ATF-6 beta, translating into MAALAPELLVLSDAGRFRADNLLGAEDWDAALYSCLDDRLEPAHLFPSLDPNPMFDCAFDGGEAASPPDPPWDQEPPSLFPVVCSCCSPDLQVKSEPGSPTLSHCSDSSGLSSASEPLAWAPSPPELRVKTEPTPPLPCTPPDATGKAPRAVKAEGVPPSRRTPPIQPKPPGGATGPGGAAPSTPQTILLQPLPGAAPSLPTAITVPAPAVLLSPAELLLPGLLCLPHSGRGPPRTPPGPPKPEAKTIVPAPAPTPPGPQEVDAKVLKRQQRMIKNRESACQSRRRRKEYVQGLEERLRQALADNDRLRRENGLLRRRLDALLGQSSELRPVPGPRKLACLAALLLFLAFNLGPLSLSQPPPTEPRRQPPPRGRRHLLGVAEGGPPATDLPQTWGPPPGPRQEPAPPGRTPFRNASLGAVTLRELDGLFRASDCRHFNRTESLRLADELSGWVRRHQIDRRKPGSPPRPPRSQFQASPPWKAPASSRLVPAAPPPPWAPLGQLQLYRPDRAEPHFLAAIDRREDTFYVVSFRRDHLLLPAISHNKTSRPKMSLVMPAAALNESLSGRGGGLEAMMQVDCEVMDTRVIHVRRRPPPANRSRAPAPPPRPPPPPHPLPGGWQVAPPPPAAGPAPPPRGKALSVGTAPGPGIKLRPLWGR; encoded by the exons ATGGCGGCGCTGGCGCCggagctgctggtgctgagcGACGCGGGGCGGTTCCGGGCCGACAACCTGCTGGGGGCCGAGGACTGGG atgccGCTCTCTACAGTTGCCTCGATGACAGGCTGGAGCCCGCCCACCTCTTCCCGTCCCTGGACCCCAACCCCATG tTCGACTGTGCCTTTGATGGGGGTGAGGCCGCCAGCCCTCCCGACCCCCCGTGGGACCAGGAGCCCCCCAGCCTCTTCCCTG TCGtgtgctcttgctgctccccaGACCTGCAGGTGAAGTCAGAGCCGGGGTCCCCCACCTTGTCCCACTGCTCCGACTCCTCTggcctctcctctgcctccgAGCCCCTGGCCTGG gcccccagcccccccgaACTGCGGGTGAAGACAGAGCCGACCCCGCCGCTGCCCTGCACCCCCCCTGATGCCA CAGGGAAGGCACCGCGGGCCGTAAAGGCAGAGGGGGTCCCCCCCAGCCGCCGGACACCCCCCATCCAGCCCAAGCCCCCTGGGGGGGCCACTGGGcccgggggggctgccccaAGCACCCCCCAGACTATCCTGCTGCAGCCGCTGCCTGGAGCTGCCCCCTCTCTGCCCACAGCCATCACTG TGCCGGCCCCTGCGGTGCTACTGTCGCCGGCcgagctgctgctgccggggCTCCTGTGCCTGCCCCACTCCGGCCGGGGGCCCCCCCGCACCCCACCCGGCCCCCCCAAGCCCGAGGCCAAGACCATCGTCCCGGCCCCTGCTCCCACTCCTCCTGGTCCCCAGGAGGTTGAC GCAAAGGTGCTGAAGCGGCAGCAGCGGATGATCAAGAATCGGGAGTCGGCATGCCAGTCGCGGCGCCGGCGCAAAGAGTATgtgcaggggctggaggagcggCTGCGCCAGGCCCTGGCCGACAACGACCGCCTGCGCCGCGAGAACGGGCTCCTGCGCCGCCGCCTCGACGCCCTCCTGGGCCAG aGCTCGGAGCTGCGTCCCGTCCCGGGCCCCCGCAAGCTGGCCTGCCTCGccgccctcctcctcttcctcgcctTCAACCTGGGCCCCCTCAG CCTCTCGCAGCCGCCCCCCACCGAACCCCGGCGCcagcccccgccgcggggccgccggcaCCTCCTGGGGGTGGCTGAGGGGGGGCCCCCTGCCACCGACCTTCCCCAGACGTGGGGCCCCCCGCCAGGGCCACGCCAGGAGCCCGCTCCCCCCGGCAGGACCCCCTTCAG gaacgCTTCTCTGGGCGCGGTGACACTGCGGGAGCTGGACGGGCTGTTCCGGGCGTCTGACTGTCGTCACTTCAACCGCACCGAGTCCCTGCG GCTGGCGGATGAGCTCAGCGGATGGGTCCGGCGCCACCAGATCGACCGACGGAAacctgggtcccccccccggcccccccgcaGCCAG TTTCAGGCTTCACCCCCCTGGAAGGCGCCGGCCTCCTCCCGCCTCgtcccagctgccccccccccaccctg GGCCCCCCTGGGGCAGCTCCAGCTCTATCGCCCCGACCGGGCTGAACCCCATTTCCTGGCCGCCATTGACCGCCGCGAGGACACTTTCTATGTCGTCTCCTTCCGTCGG GAccacctgctgctgccagccatCAGCCACAACAAGACATCGCGGCCAAAGATGTCCCTGGTGATGCCAGCGGCCGCCCTCAACG agagCCTGTCAGGGCGTGGGGGGGGCCTGGAGGCTATGATGCAGGTGGACTGCGAGGTGATGGACACGCGCGTCATCCACGtccgccgccggcccccccctGCCAACCGCAGCCGGgcgcctgccccccccccgcggcccccgccgcccccgcaCCCTCTACCTGGGGGCTGGCAGGtagccccgccccccccagcggcaggccccgcccccccaccccggggcaAAGCACTGTCCGTGGGAACCGCCCCAGGGCCAGGGATCAAGCTCCGCCCACTGTGGGGACGCTGA
- the LOC115338490 gene encoding E3 ubiquitin-protein ligase RNF5-like isoform X1 — protein MAAGAGAPDGGPEGPNRGGAFACNLCLEPARDAVIGRCGHLYCWPCLHQWLLTRPRCAVCGAGISRDTVVPLYGRDSARRDPRLETPPRPRGQRPEPETQGVPPAGPGSSFHVAFGFGAFPFAFFSTVPQPPPTGTGDAGDPPAGSLDSVFLFIAAAFFLWLLSV, from the exons atggcggcgggcgcgggggcgcCGGACGGGGGCCCCGAGGGGCCAAACCGCGGCGGCGCCTTCGCCTGCAATCTCTGCCTGGAGCCCGCGCGCGACGCCGTGATTGGCCGCTGCGGGCACCTGTACTG ctggccctgcctgcaccag TGGCTGCTGACGCGGCCCCGCTGCGctgtctgtggggctgggatCAGCCGTGACACCGTCGTGCCCCTCTACGGGCGGGACAGCGCCCGCCGGGACCCCCG gctggaGACCCCCCCCCGACCCCGTGGACAGCGCCCAGAGCCCGAGACCCAGGGG gtgccccccgccggccccggcagcAGCTTCCACGTGGCCTTTGGCTTCGGAGCGTTCCCCTTCGCCTTCTTCAGCACcgtcccgcagccccccccgACTGGCACAG gggaTGCTGGGGACCCCCCTGCGGGCTCGCTGGACTCCGTCTTCCTCTTCATCGCTGCCGCCTTCTTCCTCTGGCTGCTCAGCGTCTGA
- the LOC115338490 gene encoding E3 ubiquitin-protein ligase RNF5-like isoform X2, whose amino-acid sequence MAIGWRMGVGCGTVDGLGRGALMPGPPFAAGPACTSRDTVVPLYGRDSARRDPRLETPPRPRGQRPEPETQGVPPAGPGSSFHVAFGFGAFPFAFFSTVPQPPPTGTGDAGDPPAGSLDSVFLFIAAAFFLWLLSV is encoded by the exons ATGGCTATAGGGTGGAGGATGGGGGTGGGCTGCGGGACTGTTGATGGGCTCGGCCGTGGGGCGCTGATGCCGGGTCCCCCCTTTGCAGctggccctgcctgcaccag CCGTGACACCGTCGTGCCCCTCTACGGGCGGGACAGCGCCCGCCGGGACCCCCG gctggaGACCCCCCCCCGACCCCGTGGACAGCGCCCAGAGCCCGAGACCCAGGGG gtgccccccgccggccccggcagcAGCTTCCACGTGGCCTTTGGCTTCGGAGCGTTCCCCTTCGCCTTCTTCAGCACcgtcccgcagccccccccgACTGGCACAG gggaTGCTGGGGACCCCCCTGCGGGCTCGCTGGACTCCGTCTTCCTCTTCATCGCTGCCGCCTTCTTCCTCTGGCTGCTCAGCGTCTGA